The following proteins come from a genomic window of Streptomyces sp. GS7:
- a CDS encoding HD domain-containing protein: MASQEIPSASAAARPPLSLAEVEAVARRAHAGQTDKAGRPYTEHLAAVAAGVRERGGSDEQIAAAWLHDAVEDDALSEAWLDQAALTPATRAMVRAVTKRAGEPVEEYTARVLATPGALLVKEADLAHNADPARLAVLDAPTRERLTAKYARVRALLGLS, encoded by the coding sequence ATGGCTTCCCAGGAGATCCCGTCCGCGTCCGCCGCGGCGCGCCCGCCGCTGTCGCTCGCCGAGGTCGAGGCGGTGGCCCGGCGCGCGCACGCGGGGCAGACCGACAAGGCCGGCCGCCCGTACACCGAGCACCTGGCCGCGGTCGCGGCGGGCGTACGGGAGCGCGGCGGCAGCGACGAGCAGATCGCGGCGGCCTGGCTGCACGACGCGGTCGAGGACGACGCGCTGAGCGAGGCGTGGCTCGATCAGGCGGCGCTCACCCCGGCGACCAGGGCGATGGTGCGGGCCGTCACCAAGCGGGCGGGCGAGCCGGTCGAGGAGTACACCGCCCGGGTCCTGGCCACGCCCGGCGCGCTGCTGGTCAAGGAGGCCGATCTGGCCCACAACGCCGATCCGGCGCGGCTGGCCGTCCTGGACGCGCCGACCCGGGAGCGGCTGACCGCCAAGTACGCCCGGGTGCGGGCGCTGCTGGGCCTGTCCTGA
- a CDS encoding penicillin-binding transpeptidase domain-containing protein: protein MTRAIRHTAAFSFLLLVALLVNAVRVQLIEADGYNANPANRRASIVRYAQPRGTVDVGGSPVTGSRDSGGRLRYERTYTEGPLYAPVTGFSSQLYGTSLIEHAEDGILAGTDGRLALFPGWGRLTGALRPGGRVETTINPAMQRAAYRGLDGRKGAVAAVEPRTGRVLALVSSPSYDPNELSGNGASVSDAWRRLNRSERQPMLNRALRQTYPPGSVFKVVTATAALESGRVRDIDAPLDLPDPYTLPGTHTSLGNPAPGCEHASLKEAFRLSCNTVFARLGVDVGLREMAGTAERFGFNDRGLRIPSPVVRSTFDTRMDPAQLALSSIGQYDTAATPLQMAMVAAAVANDGQLTPPHLVDKVTDAGGVLVAAGERRPTQEVMNPATAEQLQEMMTEVVAHGSGRPAAIDGFTVGGKTGTAQHGERNEGMPYAWFVSWVRNKDNHEPVAAVAVVVEDAEAEREDISGGGSAGPIARAVMAAGLR, encoded by the coding sequence GTGACCCGCGCCATCCGGCACACCGCCGCCTTCTCCTTCCTGCTGCTGGTGGCCCTGCTGGTCAACGCCGTCCGGGTGCAGCTCATCGAAGCGGACGGCTACAACGCCAACCCGGCCAACCGGCGGGCCAGCATCGTCCGTTACGCCCAGCCGCGGGGCACCGTGGACGTCGGCGGCAGCCCGGTCACCGGCTCCCGGGACAGCGGCGGGCGGCTGCGGTACGAGCGCACCTACACCGAGGGGCCGCTGTACGCGCCCGTCACCGGCTTCTCCTCGCAGCTCTACGGCACCTCGCTGATCGAGCACGCCGAGGACGGCATCCTCGCCGGCACCGACGGCCGGCTCGCGCTCTTCCCCGGGTGGGGCCGGCTGACCGGGGCGCTCCGGCCGGGCGGCCGGGTCGAGACCACCATCAACCCGGCGATGCAGCGCGCGGCCTACCGCGGGCTGGACGGCAGGAAGGGCGCCGTGGCGGCGGTCGAGCCGCGGACCGGCCGGGTGCTGGCGCTGGTGAGCAGCCCCTCGTACGACCCCAACGAGCTGTCCGGCAACGGGGCTTCGGTCTCCGACGCCTGGCGGCGGCTGAACCGGTCGGAGCGGCAGCCGATGCTCAACCGGGCGCTGCGGCAGACCTATCCGCCCGGCTCCGTCTTCAAGGTCGTCACCGCGACGGCCGCGCTGGAGAGCGGCCGGGTGCGGGACATCGACGCCCCACTGGACCTCCCCGACCCCTATACCCTGCCGGGCACCCACACCTCCCTCGGCAATCCGGCGCCGGGCTGCGAGCACGCGAGCCTCAAGGAGGCGTTCCGGCTCTCCTGCAACACCGTCTTCGCGCGGCTGGGCGTGGACGTCGGGCTGCGGGAGATGGCCGGCACGGCGGAGCGGTTCGGGTTCAACGACCGCGGGCTGCGGATCCCTTCCCCGGTCGTGCGGAGCACGTTCGACACCCGGATGGATCCGGCGCAGTTGGCGCTCTCCTCCATCGGGCAGTACGACACCGCCGCCACCCCGCTCCAGATGGCGATGGTCGCGGCGGCGGTCGCCAACGACGGCCAGCTGACGCCGCCGCACCTGGTCGACAAGGTGACCGACGCGGGCGGGGTGCTGGTCGCCGCCGGAGAGCGCCGCCCCACCCAGGAGGTGATGAACCCGGCCACCGCCGAGCAGCTCCAGGAGATGATGACCGAGGTCGTGGCGCACGGCAGCGGCCGGCCGGCGGCGATCGACGGGTTCACGGTGGGCGGCAAGACGGGGACCGCGCAGCACGGGGAGCGCAACGAGGGCATGCCGTATGCCTGGTTCGTCTCCTGGGTGCGCAACAAGGACAACCACGAGCCGGTGGCGGCGGTCGCGGTGGTCGTGGAGGACGCGGAGGCCGAGCGCGAGGACATCAGCGGGGGCGGCAGCGCCGGGCCGATCGCGCGGGCGGTGATGGCGGCCGGGCTGCGGTGA
- a CDS encoding ABC transporter ATP-binding protein — protein sequence MTPPQTSQPRSPNPHAGRVIAALDGVGVRRHTTGQVVLDGIDWTVRSGEHWALLGANGAGKTTVLRLIGALMFPTVGTVEVLGHRLGSVDLRELRAVIGLVSSAQKVPQDATGHTVVLTGATGTVQPLWRRYDAATRERAHGLLAELDCKELADRPFGVCSGGQRARILIARALMAGPPPATAGSHPRLLLLDEPFNALDLPSREDLIDALHRLALNRPELATVTVTHHLEELSPAVDHAVLLREGRVQARGPLAEVLTGERMTACFGRPIEVSRHEGRWLARSGRNQGLPGPVPLDGP from the coding sequence ATGACTCCCCCGCAGACTTCGCAGCCGCGGTCCCCGAATCCGCACGCAGGCCGGGTGATCGCCGCGCTGGACGGCGTCGGTGTCCGCCGCCACACCACCGGCCAGGTCGTCCTCGACGGCATCGACTGGACCGTGCGGTCCGGTGAGCACTGGGCGCTGCTCGGCGCGAACGGCGCCGGCAAGACCACCGTGCTGCGCCTCATCGGCGCCCTGATGTTCCCGACCGTGGGCACCGTCGAGGTGCTCGGCCACCGGCTCGGCTCGGTCGACCTACGGGAACTGCGGGCCGTCATCGGGCTGGTGTCCAGTGCGCAGAAGGTCCCCCAGGACGCCACCGGGCACACCGTGGTGCTGACCGGCGCGACCGGTACGGTCCAGCCGCTGTGGCGCAGGTACGACGCGGCGACCCGCGAGCGCGCCCACGGGCTGCTGGCCGAACTGGACTGCAAGGAGCTGGCGGACCGCCCGTTCGGGGTCTGCTCGGGCGGCCAGCGGGCCCGGATCCTGATCGCCCGCGCGCTGATGGCCGGCCCTCCCCCGGCCACCGCTGGGAGCCACCCCCGGCTGCTGCTGCTCGACGAGCCCTTCAACGCGCTCGACCTGCCCTCGCGCGAGGACCTGATCGACGCGCTGCACCGACTGGCCCTGAACCGGCCGGAGTTGGCGACGGTGACCGTCACCCACCACCTGGAGGAGCTGTCCCCCGCCGTCGACCACGCCGTGCTGCTGCGCGAGGGGCGGGTGCAGGCGCGCGGCCCGCTCGCGGAGGTGCTGACCGGTGAGCGGATGACGGCCTGCTTCGGGCGGCCGATCGAGGTGTCCCGGCACGAGGGGCGCTGGCTGGCACGGTCGGGCCGGAACCAGGGCCTTCCCGGCCCTGTCCCACTGGACGGCCCCTAG